Proteins from a genomic interval of Niabella soli DSM 19437:
- a CDS encoding DinB family protein: MDTLQQLSSELEHEYQTTKKFFELYPSGKASYAPHQKSMKLDHLVGHIAEIFAWPSFILPTDTLDFATGDYKPTQITSREQLLEVLDKNYKASKDTLAAAAEADLEPSWSIASNGHKLAEWSKYGAIRHSLSQITHHRAQLGVYYRLNDIALPASYGPSADDQHFG; encoded by the coding sequence ATGGACACGTTGCAGCAATTAAGTTCCGAACTGGAACATGAATATCAAACCACAAAAAAGTTCTTTGAGTTGTATCCGTCAGGTAAAGCCAGCTACGCGCCTCATCAAAAGAGCATGAAGCTCGATCATCTCGTGGGACATATAGCCGAAATTTTCGCCTGGCCATCCTTTATATTGCCCACGGATACCCTGGATTTTGCCACAGGCGATTACAAGCCCACGCAGATCACCTCAAGGGAACAATTGTTAGAAGTACTGGATAAAAACTATAAGGCCAGTAAAGATACCCTGGCCGCTGCGGCCGAGGCCGACCTGGAGCCTTCCTGGAGTATCGCCAGCAACGGGCATAAATTAGCGGAATGGTCCAAATACGGCGCTATCCGCCATTCGCTAAGCCAGATCACGCATCACCGGGCACAACTTGGGGTATATTACCGTTTAAATGATATTGCTTTGCCCGCCAGTTACGGACCTTCAGCAGACGATCAGCACTTTGGATGA
- a CDS encoding thioredoxin family protein: protein MMTFQHYQGYFDEILKTVNPQPPYDNESYLQYTKLNWSRSQRWLKQNPLTTETVKAIAAITQKQQWAVITEPWCGDAAHIVPILYLMSALNDKIDFKLQLRDTDSEIERYLTNGTRSIPILIVRDEKGADLFHWGPRPAVAKKVYEELKEKKADFETAKIALQQVYNADKSLGIQEEVSRLLLEYN, encoded by the coding sequence ATGATGACCTTTCAGCACTACCAGGGCTATTTTGATGAAATTCTGAAAACGGTAAATCCACAACCGCCCTATGATAATGAAAGTTATCTTCAGTATACAAAATTAAACTGGTCAAGGTCGCAGCGGTGGCTAAAACAAAACCCATTAACAACGGAAACGGTAAAGGCAATAGCGGCGATCACTCAAAAACAGCAATGGGCGGTTATTACGGAGCCCTGGTGCGGGGATGCGGCGCATATTGTTCCCATCCTGTACCTGATGAGTGCGCTGAATGATAAAATTGATTTTAAGTTGCAGTTGCGGGACACTGATTCGGAAATTGAACGATATCTTACCAATGGCACCCGGTCCATTCCCATCCTGATTGTACGGGATGAAAAAGGAGCGGACCTGTTTCACTGGGGACCAAGACCCGCGGTAGCTAAAAAAGTGTATGAGGAGCTGAAAGAAAAAAAAGCCGATTTTGAAACAGCAAAGATCGCATTACAACAGGTGTATAATGCTGATAAAAGCCTGGGCATACAGGAAGAAGTAAGCCGGTTATTGTTGGAATACAACTAA
- a CDS encoding acyl carrier protein phosphodiesterase, producing the protein MNFLAHAYLSFDDEGVLAGNMISDFVKGNKQFEYPESVRAGIKLHRSIDSFTDNHPATIAAKQVFRNDYRLYSGAFMDVAYDYFLANDPQEFSAESLSVFAQKTYSTLAGHFELLPKPFQQLFYYMKTQNWLYGYRTTSGLFKSFAGLVRRAQYLTDSHPAERIFLANREFLQAQYQFFWIDLKSFTQQEFDKLLKK; encoded by the coding sequence ATGAACTTCCTGGCACACGCATACCTGTCATTTGATGATGAAGGGGTACTGGCAGGCAACATGATCAGTGATTTTGTAAAAGGCAACAAACAGTTTGAATATCCTGAATCTGTTCGTGCCGGTATCAAGCTGCATCGCAGCATCGATAGTTTTACAGATAACCATCCGGCTACTATAGCTGCCAAACAGGTGTTCCGCAATGATTATCGCCTGTACAGTGGCGCCTTTATGGATGTGGCATACGATTATTTCCTGGCCAATGACCCGCAGGAATTTTCAGCCGAAAGCCTTTCGGTATTTGCCCAAAAAACTTATAGTACACTCGCCGGGCATTTTGAGCTGTTGCCCAAACCATTTCAGCAATTGTTCTATTATATGAAAACGCAGAACTGGTTATATGGCTACCGGACGACTTCAGGTCTGTTTAAAAGTTTTGCTGGGCTGGTACGAAGGGCGCAGTATCTCACGGACAGTCACCCCGCGGAGCGGATATTTTTGGCAAACAGGGAATTCCTCCAGGCACAATACCAATTTTTCTGGATCGACCTGAAATCTTTTACCCAGCAAGAATTTGATAAACTTTTGAAAAAATAA
- a CDS encoding DUF2911 domain-containing protein: protein MMKYLFLSFIAITCCFSAKSQSWIPVDKSPMDQIYYPVDYPSKKIRGLNEPLRMRVIYSRPAKNNRPVFGSDLVPYGKVWRMGANEATEIDFFTPVTVNGKKIAAGRYTMYCIPNEKEWTFIINKDTDAWGAFNYDSAKDVVRATAPVEAVKDQVESLTINFEKSGPKVNLVVEWDQKKASLPINF, encoded by the coding sequence ATGATGAAATACCTGTTTCTGAGCTTTATTGCAATTACCTGTTGCTTTTCAGCCAAAAGTCAATCCTGGATACCAGTTGATAAGTCGCCGATGGACCAGATCTACTACCCTGTAGATTACCCATCAAAGAAAATAAGAGGGCTCAATGAACCGCTGCGTATGCGGGTGATTTATAGCCGGCCGGCAAAAAATAACCGCCCGGTCTTTGGATCGGACCTGGTTCCTTACGGAAAGGTTTGGCGCATGGGCGCTAATGAAGCTACGGAGATCGATTTTTTTACCCCTGTAACCGTAAACGGTAAAAAAATAGCGGCGGGGCGCTATACTATGTATTGCATACCCAATGAAAAAGAATGGACCTTTATTATTAATAAGGACACGGATGCCTGGGGCGCTTTTAATTATGATAGTGCTAAAGATGTGGTACGTGCCACGGCTCCTGTGGAAGCGGTAAAAGACCAGGTAGAATCACTGACAATTAATTTTGAGAAAAGCGGGCCGAAAGTTAACTTGGTGGTAGAATGGGATCAAAAGAAAGCATCCCTTCCCATTAATTTTTAA
- a CDS encoding DUF2911 domain-containing protein, whose product MNCLKGGWSVLLVLFIIACNQQSKTGNAGQDEQPVNTLRQPAQPSTATNLYEPIDVSPMDMSYFPVHYPLKKLAGKMVTPPVMRVIYSRPHLQGRALFNGILKYNEPWRLGANEATELDVFKTVTLGSRKIAPGRYTLYVIPHEKNWTLVLSSNIDSWGLKQDSTRDLQRIEIAATTGNPKAEYFTMVFKRTAQGADLLMAWDDVLAVAPFGIN is encoded by the coding sequence ATGAATTGTTTAAAAGGCGGATGGAGCGTGTTGCTTGTATTGTTTATAATAGCCTGCAACCAGCAGTCAAAAACAGGGAACGCCGGGCAGGACGAACAACCGGTCAATACCCTGCGGCAACCGGCGCAGCCTTCAACGGCTACCAATCTTTACGAGCCCATAGATGTTTCTCCTATGGATATGAGCTATTTCCCCGTACACTACCCGTTAAAAAAGCTGGCGGGGAAAATGGTAACGCCGCCTGTAATGAGGGTTATTTATAGCAGGCCGCATTTGCAGGGGCGCGCCTTATTTAATGGCATTTTGAAATATAATGAGCCCTGGCGATTGGGCGCTAACGAAGCTACAGAACTTGATGTGTTTAAAACGGTAACCCTGGGCAGCAGGAAAATTGCCCCCGGCCGCTATACGCTTTATGTAATTCCGCATGAAAAAAACTGGACCCTTGTGCTGAGCAGCAATATTGATAGCTGGGGATTAAAACAGGATAGCACCAGGGATCTTCAACGAATTGAAATTGCAGCCACTACCGGTAATCCCAAAGCAGAATATTTTACGATGGTGTTTAAAAGAACAGCACAGGGCGCTGATTTATTAATGGCGTGGGATGATGTGCTGGCAGTAGCCCCGTTTGGTATAAATTAA
- a CDS encoding cystathionine gamma-synthase yields MKLNTKIIHAGVEPDPSTGAIMTPIFQTSTFVQSGPNQHQGYDYSRAGNPTRTALEKSLAALENAKHGLAFSSGVAATETVVKLLKPGDEVIAASDMYGGTYRLFSKIWEGFGIKFIYTDTSVAENVAKAVTDKTKLIWIETPTNPLMNITDIAAVAAIAKKAGALLCVDNTFASPYLQNPIDLGADIVMHSATKYLGGHSDVVMGALMFNHNDLLEKLFFIQKSSGAVPGPMDCFLVLRGIKTLHVRMQRHCENGKKVAAFLAANEKVKKVYWCGFEAAPGHAVAKKQMRDFGGMMSFELQDDSVEAATKVLTSTKLIALAESLGGVESLINHPATMTHASIPREERIKNGLSDSLIRLSIGIEDADDLIEDLREAIG; encoded by the coding sequence ATGAAGTTGAATACCAAGATCATTCACGCCGGCGTGGAGCCGGACCCGTCAACGGGAGCAATTATGACCCCGATCTTTCAAACCTCAACCTTTGTGCAGTCGGGGCCCAACCAACACCAGGGCTACGATTATTCCCGGGCAGGGAACCCAACACGTACGGCTCTTGAAAAATCGCTGGCGGCCCTGGAAAATGCAAAGCATGGGTTGGCATTCAGTAGTGGTGTGGCGGCAACAGAAACCGTTGTAAAGTTGCTGAAACCGGGTGATGAAGTAATTGCGGCCAGCGATATGTACGGCGGCACGTATCGCCTTTTTTCTAAAATATGGGAGGGGTTTGGAATAAAATTTATTTACACCGATACCAGTGTTGCCGAAAACGTGGCGAAGGCGGTCACCGATAAGACTAAACTCATCTGGATTGAAACACCTACCAACCCGCTGATGAATATTACGGATATAGCGGCAGTGGCAGCAATCGCTAAAAAAGCAGGTGCCCTGCTTTGTGTGGATAATACTTTTGCATCGCCCTATTTGCAAAACCCTATTGACCTGGGCGCAGATATCGTTATGCATTCTGCTACTAAATACCTTGGGGGGCATAGTGATGTGGTAATGGGGGCCCTGATGTTTAACCATAATGATCTGTTGGAAAAATTGTTCTTTATCCAGAAAAGCAGCGGTGCGGTGCCGGGGCCAATGGATTGTTTTCTGGTTTTAAGGGGAATTAAAACCCTGCACGTACGGATGCAGCGTCATTGCGAGAACGGAAAAAAAGTGGCGGCATTTTTAGCGGCCAATGAAAAAGTAAAGAAAGTGTACTGGTGCGGTTTTGAAGCAGCGCCGGGTCATGCCGTTGCAAAAAAGCAGATGCGTGATTTTGGTGGCATGATGAGTTTTGAACTGCAGGACGATTCGGTTGAAGCGGCTACAAAGGTATTAACCTCCACCAAACTGATTGCCCTGGCTGAAAGCCTGGGTGGCGTGGAATCGCTGATCAATCACCCGGCAACGATGACACATGCTTCCATTCCGCGCGAGGAACGCATAAAAAATGGTTTGAGCGATTCGCTCATCCGCCTGAGCATTGGTATTGAAGATGCCGATGATCTGATTGAGGACCTGCGCGAGGCCATTGGCTAA
- a CDS encoding MutS-related protein, translated as MGLFRSSRRKIQEKTAASWGKIKEKRRNFDLISRYAATGTGSAFYRLTDQTLSDIDVEDLFACIDRTETGIGQQVLFHTLLHPTNDIEALKVTHQLSDYFLSNPQIRKNIQYHLYRLEQSGTYFIVDLFAPGREDKRKNPIYKTLALAAATLTVLSLFVHTLFSLLIILFFVNILVHFIHRNRSQNRIQTVSEAFSTITTAQKLVALDLPMENQAAIKTAIQKLSSINRLFRFLGAPTPSDDLSIIVLLIFELLKGFFLVEPLALNRCYKLALHNEAAFKTIYQFIGSIDLALSKASLRSDSAYKNCIPEFTIEEKTLRFSNAYHPLITDPVSNSFQVQQQHIFITGSNMSGKSTFLRTVLINSILAQTLYFCFAESFITSMYKQYSAIKIADNLFENESYFYKELEVIRAMVQQSEAPFNHLFLIDEIYKGTNTTERMALSLAVLQYLNRNKDLVIASSHDLELVTFLKGSYKMYHFSESIHNDQLVFDYHIKEGAVQSRNAIKLAAIEKYPPPVIQQAMEYTKLFVTKEH; from the coding sequence ATGGGTTTGTTCAGGAGTAGTCGCAGAAAAATACAGGAAAAAACAGCAGCTTCCTGGGGAAAGATAAAAGAAAAACGCAGGAATTTTGACCTGATCAGCCGGTACGCGGCAACTGGTACCGGCAGTGCCTTTTACCGACTGACGGATCAAACGCTTTCGGATATTGATGTTGAAGACCTGTTTGCCTGTATAGATCGCACCGAAACAGGAATCGGACAGCAAGTCCTTTTTCACACGCTCCTGCATCCAACCAACGATATTGAAGCGCTTAAGGTAACGCACCAACTTTCGGATTATTTTTTATCGAATCCACAAATCCGAAAAAATATTCAATATCATTTATACCGCCTGGAGCAGAGCGGCACCTACTTTATTGTCGATTTGTTTGCACCCGGGCGGGAGGATAAAAGGAAAAACCCCATTTACAAAACCCTGGCACTTGCCGCTGCAACACTTACAGTGCTTAGTTTATTTGTACATACTTTATTCTCATTGCTTATTATTTTGTTCTTCGTAAATATTCTGGTTCATTTTATTCACCGCAACAGGAGCCAGAACCGTATACAAACGGTATCCGAAGCCTTTTCCACCATCACTACCGCACAAAAACTGGTGGCGCTGGATTTGCCTATGGAAAACCAGGCGGCCATCAAAACGGCGATACAAAAATTATCCTCCATTAACCGGCTTTTCCGGTTCCTGGGAGCCCCTACCCCGTCGGACGATCTTTCCATAATCGTGCTGCTGATTTTTGAATTGCTGAAAGGTTTTTTCCTGGTAGAACCGCTGGCTTTAAACAGGTGTTACAAACTAGCCCTGCACAATGAAGCCGCCTTCAAAACCATTTATCAGTTCATCGGCTCTATCGACCTTGCCCTGAGCAAGGCCTCACTGCGTAGTGATTCGGCTTACAAGAACTGCATACCTGAATTTACGATCGAAGAAAAGACACTCCGCTTCTCAAATGCTTATCATCCCTTAATTACAGACCCGGTAAGCAATTCGTTCCAGGTACAGCAACAGCATATTTTTATCACTGGCTCCAATATGTCCGGAAAATCCACTTTTTTGCGTACGGTACTTATCAATAGCATTTTAGCCCAAACGCTTTACTTCTGTTTTGCAGAAAGCTTTATTACCAGTATGTACAAGCAGTATTCTGCCATCAAAATAGCCGACAACCTTTTTGAGAACGAAAGCTATTTTTACAAGGAGCTGGAAGTGATCCGCGCCATGGTGCAGCAAAGTGAAGCGCCTTTTAACCATTTATTTCTTATTGATGAGATCTATAAAGGCACAAACACAACGGAGCGAATGGCCCTGTCATTAGCCGTGCTTCAGTATCTGAACCGGAATAAAGACCTGGTAATAGCCTCCTCACATGACCTTGAGCTTGTAACCTTTCTTAAGGGAAGTTATAAAATGTATCATTTTTCAGAATCGATACATAACGATCAACTGGTGTTTGATTATCATATTAAAGAAGGTGCAGTGCAATCGCGCAACGCCATAAAGTTAGCGGCTATAGAAAAATATCCACCGCCCGTTATTCAACAGGCGATGGAATATACAAAGTTGTTTGTCACAAAAGAGCATTAG
- a CDS encoding Fic family protein, with the protein MSKELTEAEQKELFQTILQINNGYLDWEKVQHMTLQPLLLTNEAIWQTAKAAREQGATKKLEMGSIAFTWSVPNDTEQLLHDLDVHVAGGKSIREVMNPKNDHRYIINALMDETMASAQLAGFSVTKKMVKELLLKKKPAANHTEQVVVNLYKCLQKVKEWGNDDFTEVKLQELHQLLTRDTIKLKGIGRYRTNNKFDVSNIEDPSYKAADVKELKARMQWLETFINENKSPFYIHPLIKAGIIEFLITSLRPFKDANGRLARLVRYWYLLKQGYWALEYMPVSNVIIKLKPQYHKAFVQVRTNEDLGYFVHFILQSIRMSYRSLKEGLQRTNREKEQNPFVKIDGLNNRQAAALQWIKEDAEKIITIRELRSGFGVSKETARTDLTALTETGWLQFYHLNKKTYAFVKGDRYDQLIYESNAQQ; encoded by the coding sequence ATGAGCAAGGAACTAACGGAAGCGGAACAAAAGGAATTATTTCAGACGATTCTTCAGATCAATAACGGTTATCTCGATTGGGAAAAAGTGCAGCACATGACCCTGCAACCGTTGCTGCTTACCAATGAAGCGATCTGGCAAACAGCAAAAGCGGCAAGAGAGCAAGGCGCTACCAAAAAATTGGAGATGGGAAGCATCGCTTTTACCTGGTCGGTGCCCAATGACACAGAGCAGCTCCTTCACGACCTGGATGTGCATGTAGCCGGTGGTAAAAGCATCCGGGAAGTAATGAATCCCAAAAATGACCACAGGTATATCATAAATGCTCTTATGGATGAGACCATGGCTTCTGCCCAGTTGGCAGGATTTTCCGTCACAAAAAAAATGGTAAAAGAGCTGTTGCTTAAAAAAAAGCCGGCTGCCAATCATACAGAACAGGTCGTGGTTAATCTTTATAAATGTTTGCAGAAAGTAAAGGAATGGGGCAATGATGACTTTACGGAAGTAAAACTTCAGGAGTTGCACCAGTTACTGACAAGAGACACTATTAAATTAAAGGGGATCGGCCGTTATCGAACCAATAATAAATTTGACGTATCTAATATTGAGGACCCTTCCTATAAAGCCGCTGATGTAAAAGAACTGAAGGCGCGGATGCAATGGCTGGAAACATTTATTAACGAAAATAAAAGCCCCTTTTACATTCACCCGCTCATTAAAGCCGGCATCATCGAATTCCTGATCACTTCCTTACGACCTTTTAAAGATGCCAACGGTCGCCTGGCGCGTTTGGTGCGCTATTGGTATTTATTAAAGCAGGGCTACTGGGCATTGGAATACATGCCGGTATCCAACGTTATTATTAAGCTCAAACCTCAATACCATAAGGCATTTGTGCAGGTGCGTACAAATGAAGACCTGGGGTATTTCGTTCATTTTATACTGCAGTCCATAAGAATGAGCTACCGCTCTTTAAAAGAAGGGCTGCAGCGCACCAACCGGGAAAAGGAACAAAACCCATTTGTGAAAATCGACGGACTGAACAACCGGCAGGCTGCGGCGTTACAGTGGATCAAAGAAGATGCGGAAAAGATCATCACCATACGGGAGCTGCGTTCCGGTTTTGGCGTGTCGAAAGAAACGGCCCGTACAGACCTGACCGCGTTAACTGAAACAGGTTGGTTACAATTTTATCATTTAAATAAAAAGACCTATGCCTTTGTAAAAGGAGATCGTTATGATCAGTTAATATATGAAAGCAACGCTCAACAATAA
- a CDS encoding TIGR02757 family protein, whose amino-acid sequence MKATLNNNLEAFLNAKAAYYEQPAFIADDPISIPHQFSRKQDIEIAGFFAAILAWGNRKSIINSCKRLLQLMDNAPYDFVLNFEEPDLEMLLKFVHRTFNAVDLFHFLDVLQYHYKTRRQTSFETAFSDHLISGDDSVEKALIGFHHYFFDAKIFPHLPKRTQKHIATPERKSACKRLNMYLRWMVRSNARGVDFGLWKNIRPHQLICPLDLHVARVARHFNLLHRTNNDWKAATDLTEHLKTLDPTDPCKYDFALFGLGVIERF is encoded by the coding sequence ATGAAAGCAACGCTCAACAATAACCTGGAAGCATTTTTAAATGCCAAGGCGGCTTACTATGAACAACCGGCATTTATTGCGGATGACCCCATCTCAATCCCCCACCAGTTCTCCCGGAAACAGGATATAGAAATAGCCGGATTTTTTGCCGCTATCCTTGCCTGGGGCAATCGAAAAAGCATTATCAATTCGTGTAAGCGCCTGCTGCAACTGATGGATAACGCGCCCTACGATTTTGTACTGAATTTTGAAGAGCCGGACCTGGAAATGTTACTGAAATTTGTACACCGTACTTTTAACGCAGTTGACCTGTTTCATTTCCTGGACGTACTACAATATCATTATAAAACAAGGAGGCAAACATCATTTGAAACGGCCTTTAGTGATCACCTGATTTCGGGTGACGATTCTGTTGAAAAAGCGCTGATTGGGTTTCATCATTATTTTTTTGATGCAAAAATTTTTCCGCACCTGCCCAAACGCACTCAAAAACATATTGCCACTCCTGAACGTAAATCGGCCTGCAAACGGCTGAATATGTACCTGCGCTGGATGGTGCGCAGCAACGCCAGAGGGGTTGATTTTGGGTTATGGAAAAATATCCGGCCGCATCAATTAATATGCCCGCTGGATCTGCATGTGGCCCGGGTAGCCCGGCATTTTAATTTGCTGCATCGCACCAATAACGACTGGAAGGCGGCAACCGATCTTACAGAGCACCTGAAAACACTGGATCCCACGGATCCCTGCAAATATGACTTTGCCTTATTCGGATTAGGGGTAATTGAACGATTTTAA
- a CDS encoding SIMPL domain-containing protein, with product MKKVFALMAVSLMAFGALKAQGPDLRRKITVSGTAETEVTPDIIYVSISLKEYLDNGKKKIAIGTLENQLFDAVKKAGIVKENLTINNINSWQNTTGKKKNPDFLASKQYLLKMSDLNKLEQILGDVDAKGIQSTGIQSYDYSKMDQLKKDLKIKALKAAREKAAYMVEALGGKLGDVLEIQDGGDSPVQPVVYRAYAMKADSEAVGGADLDFKKIKLNFTVNTVFEIK from the coding sequence ATGAAAAAAGTATTCGCATTGATGGCAGTATCGTTAATGGCATTTGGAGCACTAAAAGCACAGGGGCCGGACCTGCGCCGGAAAATAACCGTAAGCGGCACTGCCGAAACAGAAGTTACACCTGATATTATTTACGTAAGTATTTCATTGAAAGAATACCTGGATAATGGCAAAAAGAAAATAGCCATCGGTACACTGGAAAATCAATTGTTTGATGCGGTGAAGAAAGCGGGCATTGTAAAAGAAAACCTTACTATCAACAATATCAATAGCTGGCAGAATACAACCGGGAAAAAGAAGAATCCCGATTTCCTGGCCAGTAAACAATACCTGTTAAAAATGAGTGACCTGAACAAACTGGAGCAGATCCTGGGCGATGTTGATGCAAAAGGAATTCAGAGCACCGGCATCCAAAGCTATGATTACTCAAAAATGGATCAGTTAAAAAAAGACCTGAAAATTAAAGCATTAAAAGCTGCCAGGGAAAAAGCCGCGTATATGGTGGAAGCCCTGGGTGGTAAACTGGGGGATGTACTGGAGATACAGGATGGAGGCGATAGTCCTGTGCAGCCGGTAGTATACCGTGCTTATGCAATGAAAGCCGATTCCGAAGCCGTTGGCGGCGCGGACCTCGACTTCAAAAAAATTAAATTAAACTTTACGGTAAATACCGTTTTTGAGATCAAATAA
- the fumC gene encoding class II fumarate hydratase, protein MDYRIEKDTMGEVKVPADALYGAQTERSVENFRIATDINRMPKEIIRAFAYLKKAAANTNNKAKVLEKKKAVLIGKVCDEILEGKLDDSFPLVVWQTGSGTQSNMNVNEVVAYRGHVLNGGKLTDKEKVLHPNDDVNKSQSSNDTFPTAMHIAAYKILVEVTIPGIEKLRDTLQKKSRQFMKVVKIGRTHFMDATPLTLGQEISGYVSQLNHGLKAIKNTLPHLSELALGGTAVGTGINTPPDYAKNVAAEIARLTKLPFKTAENKFEALAAHDAIVEAHGALKTIAVSLMKIANDVRMLSSGPRSGIGEIHIPDNEPGSSIMPGKVNPTQCEALTMIAAQVLGNDVAINIGGASGHFELNVFKPMMIYNFLHSARLIGEGCVSFNDKCAVGIEPIKENIKKHLDNSLMLVTALNTKIGYYKAAEIAQKAHKENTTLKQMAVKLGYLTEKEFDEWVVPAKMVGKI, encoded by the coding sequence ATGGATTACAGAATTGAAAAAGACACGATGGGTGAGGTAAAAGTACCTGCCGATGCGCTCTATGGCGCCCAAACCGAACGCTCTGTTGAAAACTTCCGGATCGCTACCGACATTAACCGGATGCCCAAAGAAATCATCAGGGCCTTTGCCTATTTAAAAAAAGCAGCGGCCAATACCAATAATAAAGCTAAAGTACTTGAAAAGAAAAAGGCCGTGTTGATCGGGAAGGTTTGCGATGAAATTCTGGAAGGCAAGCTGGACGATAGTTTTCCACTGGTGGTATGGCAAACAGGCAGCGGCACTCAAAGCAATATGAATGTGAACGAAGTGGTTGCCTACAGAGGCCATGTTCTGAATGGAGGCAAACTAACTGATAAAGAAAAGGTCCTGCATCCTAACGATGACGTTAATAAATCGCAAAGCAGCAATGACACTTTTCCTACGGCCATGCATATTGCCGCTTACAAAATACTGGTAGAAGTTACAATCCCCGGAATTGAGAAATTGAGGGATACCCTGCAAAAGAAAAGCAGGCAATTTATGAAAGTGGTAAAAATCGGTCGTACCCATTTCATGGATGCCACACCCCTTACGCTTGGACAGGAAATAAGCGGGTATGTTTCCCAGTTAAATCATGGTCTGAAAGCCATCAAAAACACACTGCCGCATTTATCGGAACTGGCGTTGGGTGGAACCGCTGTAGGCACCGGTATTAACACCCCTCCCGACTATGCAAAAAATGTAGCGGCAGAAATAGCAAGGCTGACAAAACTACCCTTTAAAACTGCTGAAAATAAATTTGAGGCCCTGGCCGCGCATGACGCCATCGTAGAAGCACATGGCGCGTTAAAAACCATAGCCGTAAGCCTGATGAAGATTGCAAATGATGTACGCATGCTGTCCTCGGGACCACGCAGTGGTATTGGCGAAATCCATATCCCGGACAATGAGCCAGGCTCTTCCATTATGCCCGGCAAGGTGAATCCCACACAATGCGAAGCATTAACAATGATCGCCGCCCAGGTATTAGGTAATGACGTGGCCATTAACATAGGCGGCGCCAGCGGCCATTTTGAGTTGAATGTATTCAAACCCATGATGATCTATAACTTCCTGCACAGCGCCCGGCTGATCGGGGAGGGTTGTGTATCCTTTAATGATAAGTGCGCAGTGGGCATTGAGCCTATTAAAGAGAACATCAAGAAACACCTGGACAATTCACTGATGCTGGTAACGGCGCTGAATACAAAGATCGGTTATTACAAAGCGGCTGAGATCGCACAAAAAGCGCATAAAGAAAATACAACCCTGAAACAAATGGCGGTAAAACTGGGCTACCTTACCGAAAAAGAATTTGACGAATGGGTGGTGCCCGCGAAAATGGTAGGAAAGATTTAA